In Moorella sp. Hama-1, a single genomic region encodes these proteins:
- the leuB gene encoding 3-isopropylmalate dehydrogenase, translated as MYKIAVLPGDGIGPEIVPEAVKVLQVVSRRVGIEFQFTEALVGGAAIDARGRALPPETLDLCRQSDAVLLGAVGGPKWDSLPPAERPETAALLPLRKELGLYANLRPAYLYDSLVEASPLKKEVVAGTDLIIVRELTGGLYFGAKKREQTAEGEFAYDTMYYTRAEIERIVRLAFTIARQRRCHLTSVDKANVLTSSRLWRDTVEDLRGEFPEVTVEHMYVDNCAMQLVRRPAHFDVIVTENTFGDILSDQASVLTGSIGMLPSASIGGEVALYEPSHGSAPDIAGQQKANPLATILSAAMMLKYSFKMDQAAAAIEAAVGRVLAQGYRTPDLYVPGTRLVGTAEMGELVRRAMEEG; from the coding sequence GTGTATAAAATTGCTGTTCTGCCCGGTGACGGCATCGGTCCGGAGATCGTTCCCGAAGCCGTCAAGGTCCTGCAGGTTGTCAGTCGCCGGGTAGGAATCGAATTCCAGTTTACGGAAGCATTGGTAGGTGGTGCCGCCATCGATGCCCGGGGCCGGGCCCTGCCACCGGAGACCCTGGACCTCTGCCGCCAGAGCGACGCTGTTCTGTTGGGAGCCGTGGGCGGACCCAAATGGGATAGCCTGCCCCCGGCCGAGCGCCCCGAGACGGCGGCCCTGTTGCCCCTGCGCAAAGAACTGGGCCTCTACGCCAACCTGCGGCCGGCCTACCTCTACGACTCCCTGGTGGAGGCCTCACCCTTGAAGAAAGAAGTCGTCGCTGGCACCGACCTGATCATCGTCCGGGAACTAACGGGGGGCCTCTACTTCGGCGCTAAAAAGCGCGAGCAGACGGCTGAGGGGGAATTTGCCTACGACACCATGTACTACACCCGGGCGGAGATTGAACGCATCGTCCGCCTGGCCTTTACCATCGCCCGCCAGCGCCGCTGCCACCTGACCAGCGTCGACAAGGCCAACGTCCTCACTTCCTCGCGCCTGTGGCGGGATACGGTGGAGGACCTCCGGGGCGAATTTCCTGAGGTCACGGTGGAGCATATGTATGTTGACAACTGCGCCATGCAGCTGGTGCGCCGGCCGGCCCATTTTGATGTCATCGTTACAGAGAATACCTTCGGCGATATCCTGAGCGACCAGGCCTCCGTCCTGACCGGTTCCATCGGCATGCTGCCCTCGGCCAGCATTGGCGGCGAGGTGGCCCTCTACGAGCCCAGCCACGGTTCAGCCCCGGACATCGCCGGCCAGCAGAAGGCCAATCCCCTGGCCACCATCCTCTCAGCGGCCATGATGCTCAAGTATTCCTTTAAGATGGACCAGGCGGCTGCCGCCATTGAGGCCGCCGTGGGCCGGGTCCTGGCCCAGGGCTATCGCACCCCCGATCTCTACGTTCCCGGAACCAGGCTGGTGGGCACCGCCGAAATGGGGGAACTCGTCCGGCGGGCGATGGAAGAGGGATAA
- a CDS encoding 3-isopropylmalate dehydratase small subunit, whose protein sequence is MLIAGKCHTFGNDIDTDAIIPARYLNTTDPGELARHCMEDADPTFAGRVRAGEIIVAGKNFGCGSSREHAPVAIKAAGVAAVIAASFARIFYRNAINIGLPIFESPAAAAGIQAGDEVKIDAEKGEIVNLTRGATYPVAPFPPFMQELIAAGGLMPYVAGKVKTGV, encoded by the coding sequence ATGCTCATAGCAGGCAAGTGTCACACCTTCGGCAACGACATCGACACCGACGCGATCATCCCGGCGCGGTATTTAAATACCACCGACCCCGGAGAACTGGCCCGGCACTGCATGGAAGACGCCGACCCCACCTTTGCCGGCCGGGTGAGAGCCGGGGAGATAATCGTCGCCGGAAAGAACTTCGGCTGCGGCAGCTCCCGGGAGCACGCCCCGGTAGCCATCAAAGCCGCCGGGGTAGCGGCCGTCATCGCCGCCTCCTTTGCCCGTATTTTTTACCGCAACGCCATTAACATCGGCCTGCCCATCTTCGAGTCCCCGGCGGCGGCAGCGGGGATCCAGGCCGGAGACGAGGTTAAGATCGACGCTGAAAAGGGCGAGATCGTCAACCTCACCCGGGGTGCGACCTACCCGGTGGCCCCCTTCCCGCCCTTCATGCAGGAACTCATTGCCGCCGGGGGGCTGATGCCCTACGTGGCCGGGAAGGTGAAGACAGGTGTATAA